The segment CCATCGACTTTACCCAAACCGAAGACCTAAGGAAGTGCCAGTATTGCCCTTACATAGAGATTTGTAGGAGGGGATAGTAGTCTTTGGCGTTGGTAAGCTTATCAAGTCCCTCTTCTTAGTCACAAGGGTGAAAAGCAACTGCATAAGTAACTATACGCTTGCTGTTCAATCGCTTCCATTGACCGCATGTTGAGCCAAAAAGATATATATCTTTTCTGAAAATGATATATAGGGTTATAAAAAAAGATATATATCTTATTGAAAAATGACTTATATCTTTTTATCTGGACATAAGCACCATGAAGGTAAAGGGTACTTATCAAGAGGGTAGTGTGAAGTCAAAAAGAGGGCAAAAGTAAAGTTAACCTGGTGCTGGGGTAACCTATACTGACCGAAACCAAAAGGCAAAAGTGAGAGAGAGAAGGGAAGATTGTGTCTATTGACGAAACCTATCAGGTTTTCAAAACCTGATAGGTTTGAGGTGAATGCCTCGCAATCATCTCCCTGTATCGGGGTATTTTTCAATCGTACAGGGGCTTTTGGGGTAAGAGATTGGTATTTAATTGGGAAGAATAGTTTATTCTTGGTTACAATTCATAAACTAAAAACACATTTACTCTCGTCGCTGTACTAGATGTGAATGAAACAAATAAAACTATTAGATTTACTCATGCCATAGGGCAAGTATGCGGACAAAAGTTCCGCTTGCTCAAATGGTGTAGCACATTACTTTCATGACGAAAAAAGAACTAGTTAAACTTATCCCCTTCGGAATCGCTTGCATACTTTTTTTAACCTATGCGATTCAGGTACTATTAATGCCAAGTCATATCAACGAAGAAGGAAATGAAGTCACTTATTCAATGGTGGATTCAGTAAAATACGCGGGCTTTGGATTAGCAATCGTTTTAACACTGATACTAGTTAAGAAACCAGTTTGGAAATATGCCTTTGCCATTCTAACCATTTTAGCGTTTTCTGAATACATCAACTTTTATCCTAACACTTTCTCTTTTGGCATTGGTATCATCTCTTTCGAACTAACGGCATTGAGCCTCCTTATTTTTCACCTAGCCCTGAACCCTGAAGTGTTTCAGTCCTTCAAAGGATTCATAAAACCCAAACCAGAATCGGAGGAATCCAAGGAGTCAAAATTTGAGTCAGCTGTGAACGGTTTTGAAACAAGATTCAATAAGAAGTCTACGGACGAACTTCGTAACATCGTTGAACAGAACTCGCTAGTTCCCGAAGCGGTTGAAGCTGCAAAAAGGCTGTTGGAACGGAGATAAACGTGCTACAACATTGTGTATGGACGCATGTGCGAACTGAGCATTTAGCCAGCGTCGATGGAACGAACCCGTGCATCTGCCGCGGCAATTACTTCTCTGCTTATAGGGAGATCAGTTCGCCGCACTGGAAGATCGGGAGAACGTAGCTCTCACCGATTTGCTAGTAGGTTCGGCAGATTTTCACTACTTTGGCTGTATTATCAAACGACACGCACACGCACCATATCTTGGTTATGGCGCATGAGCGTAAAAAATGGAAGAACAATTACCTACACCTTTATCCGAATTAATATTATTGAACCTTTACCTTGGCTCTATTACATACCTACTAGGAATCGTATTTATAGCTCTTGTTTTAAGGGCAAATCAATTCACATGGTTGAAGCTCATATTAATCTCATCTTTAACCATTTTTTTGGGTCTGATAGCCTCATTTCTAATTTGGGCAATCTGGCCAACATCATACGATTTTATGATTGGCCCAATACATATTCCAACTTTTATCGGGGTTGCTACAATTTCAACCTCACTCTTGATAATTCTAGGTAACAAGATGAGATTCAGCAAACTCTCATGAACAACTTACTATGAATCTTCTACACTGCTTGTCTATACTTCGACGGGGCTCAGTATGACAAGGAATCAGAGTCTTGGGCGCAGCTCAGAGGAGATTTTCGCCTTCTGAATGCAGGGCCGTTTGAAACCGTTGTGAGCTTCAGCGGATTTCGCTAGATTGTGTTTTTTTACAAGCTGTGGGCTTACAACCGATAGTTGATTGATAGCTGTCACGCTGAAAAAAAACACGCTGAATGAAAAACCAATATCTAAATAGCGTCAAAAGGCAGTTTGAATATTATAAATCTGTCGGAGAAAAAACCTTTGACCAACTTGATCAACAAAACCTTCTGTGGCAATATGACGAAGGGTCGAATTCTATCGCCATAACCGTAAACCATCTTTGGGGAAATATGAAATCTCGTTGGACAGATTTTTTGGTGTCTGACGGAGAAAAGGAATGGAGAAACAGGGATTCAGAATTTGAATCGGTGATAAAAACCAAAGAAGAATTGATTGAAAAATGGAATGAGGGGTGGAAATGTTTGTTCGATGCATTAGATACTATAAATCAAGACAACTTTGAAACAAAAGTGTATATCCGAAACCAGGAGCATTCTGTTTTGGATGCGATAAATAGACAGTTAGCCCATTATTCTTATCATATTGGACAAATTGTTTATATAGGCAAAATGATTAAGGGAGATGAATGGAAAAGTTTGAGTATTCCAAAAGGAAAATCAACCGTATTTAATGAAGAGAAATTTTCAAGAGGAAAGCATAAAGGGCATTTTTCAGACGATTTAAAAAAATAAAACTTGCCACCACATTGTGCCTCGTTAAAGGATGGCGTTTTGTTAAGCAGGATATTTTCGGCTGGATTGGACAGCCCACCACCAGGTTGAGATCAAAACGTGACGATGCGCGAGATGAGAGGTTTGTGCGTTCCAACAGCCCACTGACCATGGCGGGTTGTTGGTACTGAAGACATAAAAAAGCCCTGAGATCTTTAAAACTCAGGGCTAATAATCAAACCAAACAATCAATTTTGGGTTACAACAGTTGGTTAATCAAAGAGCGTATTTGTTTTTGCTAATCAAGTGATCCGCAATCTCACGACGGAGTTCTTTTACATTGACTGGATTGGATTTGGTAAATCTTTTCAGTCCCATCATCATGACTTTTTGTTCGTCACCTTTGGTAAACGAAGCGATGGCATCCTTTCCGGCTTTGTTTATTTTTTCTGCAGCTTCATACAAGTACACTTTGGCTACATTGGTAGGCAGTTTGTGTGCATCGGCACCACCGATACTTACTAGTTTTTCTGCCCTCAATACTGCGGACTCTGCAGCATAGATTTGAATCATCATGTCGGCGATGTTCATCATGATCTCTTGCTCAGTCTCGAATGCTGGTCCAAAAGTCTGTGCTGCTTTGCCAGCTACCATCAAGACTGCTTTTTTGAGTCTCTTCAGTACTTCTTTCTCTTCTGCGAAAGGCTTGGACAAGTCTGGCATGTCAAATGAAGGCACAGAAGTCAATTCTTTGGCTACTGCCATCGCTGGTTCCATGATGTTGAGTTCACCTTTCATGGCGCGTTTGAGAATCATACCTACCATCAGCATGCGGTTGATTTCGTTGGTGCCTTCGTAGATTCTGGTGATTCGGGCATCACGGTAGGCTCTCGCCATGGGTGCATCTTCGGAGAATCCCATGCCTCCATAGATTTGGACTCCTTGATCGACTACATAATCCAATGCCTCAGAACCAATGATCTTGATGATGGCGCACTCGATAGAGAACTGCTCAAAGCTTTTCAACTTGGCTTGACCATCTTCCATGCCGTCAGCGATGAGATCTGCGATACAATCATCGATGTTTTGACCAGCACGGTAGGATGCTGATTCGGTGATCCATGTTTGGATCGCCATCTCAGCCAGTTTGTGCTTGATCGCTCCAAAATTGGCGATGGCAGTGTTGAACTGCTTTCTTTCGTTGGCATAGGTGACGGCATAGTTGACGACTTCCTTGCATCCACCCAATACGCCAGCACCCAGTTTGATACGTCCGATGTTGAGGATGTTTACGGCGATTTTGAAACCATTTTCTCTATCGGAGAGCATATTCTCAACTGGTACTTTGCAGTCGTTGAAGAAAACTTGGCGGGTCGATGACCCCTTGATACCCAACTTCACTTCTTCGTCGTTCATCGTGATCCCACCAAATGTTTTTTCTACTATGAAAGCAGTTAGTTTTTTGTCATCATCGATCTTCGCAAATACGATGAATAGATCCGCAAATCCAGCATTGGATATCCACATTTTCTGACCATTGATCAAATAGTGTTTGCCATCCGAGGAGAGCGTTGCCTTGGTTTTGCCAGAGTTGGCATCCGATCCAGCGTCTGGCTCAGTGAGACAGTAGCATGATTTCCATTCGCCTGATGAGATGAGAGGGAGGTATTTTTTCTTTTGTTCCTCAGTACCATAGTAGAGTATAGGTAGGGTGCCGATACCCGTATGTGCGCCATAGGTAGTAGAGAACGAACCCGTCTCACCAATGACATCTGCGATGAGCATAGAGGTATTGAAGTTCATTCCCAATCCACCGTATTCTTCTGGGATGGATACCCCGAGCAATCCTAGCTCACCTGCTTTGGTCATCAGATCAGGAACGATTGTACCTTCTTGTTTTTCGATTTTGTCTCTGACGGGTTGAATCTCTTTGTCAATGAAGTCTTTGGTGGCTTGTGCCATCATTTTTTGCTCTTCAGTAAATTCGGCTGGGATGAAGATTTCTTCTGCTGAGGTCTCTCTGATTAAAAATTCTCCTCCTTTGATTGATCTCTTAGTTGCTTGGGCTTCCATATTCTATCACTTAAATGTGTTTGGTTCTTTATGAGGTTATTATGCGTGCATAACATATCAAATATATAAAATAATAGTATGCGTGCATAATAAAGAAAAGAAAATATTTTAGTGAGTCATGTGTAATCTGAAGTAAAAAAATAGGCCTCAGTTGTTTTTCAACTGAGGCCTATTTTTTTATACTGTGGTTTGAATAGAATTATTCATCTTTTAGTGTTTTCGCAGGATTCAACATGGCTGTGGTGATAGATCTATGGCTAATGGTCACTAAGGCTATCACGAGTGTCATGATGAAAGAAAGTGCGAAAAATTCATACCCAATATCGATGTGGTAGGTGTATCCGCTTAGCCATTCATTCATAACATAGAAAGCCAATGGGGAAGCGATTACAAAGGCAATAACTGTTAGAGTCAGGATTTCTTTTGAGAAAATTCCTAAAATGCTCAATACAGAAGCGCCCAATACTTTTCTCACCCCGATCTCTTTAGTTCTATTGATGGCAATGAATGAGATGAGCCCATACAAACCTAGACAACCGATGAGGATGGATATCAGTGAAAAGATTCTCATGAGTGAGGTGATACTTTGTTCAGTTTCGTAACGCTCTTTTAATTCTTGGTCATAGAATTCATAATCCAATACATGCTCAGGATATACTTTTTCCCATGATTCTTCAAAATGTGAAATACCGCTTTTGATTTGATCGAGCGATGAAATTTTGATGGAGAAGCTATAGAATACACTAGGAAGATAAATTAGAACCGTATAATCTATGTCATCTTCTAGAGACTGGGTATGAAAGTTCTCGACTACTCCGATTACTTTTTTATCACCGCCTACACCAGTTACTAATTTTTCTCCAATTACTGCTTGATAATTATCTTTAAAACCCATCAAGTCAGCTAGTTTTCTATTGATAAGGATTTCAGTCGGAAAGGAATCAATCTTATGGATTTTCTGACCTGCAATTAGTTCTAAGTCAAAGAAATCCATGTAGTACTCGTCACAGAACTTGAAATTAGCGTGATAACTATTCTTCGAATCAAGTGGGGCATAATTAATGTTGGAAAAGGAGTTGCTATTACCAGTGGGTTGGCTAATAGCAAAGGTGATACCTGAAATGTGAGGAGACTGTAGCATGATTTCTCTAAATCTTTCACGCTTTGTATCATCCTGATCTGGCAATCCTGAATTGATGACTGCTTGAGTTTCAAATCCTAGTTTTTTTTTACTAAAGAATTCCATCTGTGCGTCGACTATGAGTGTACCAATAATCAAGAATTGAGACAAAGCAAACTGAAATACAATTAGTCCTTTTCTGAGAGAGAGTCCACCAGAATTGGTTTTAGTAGTGATCTTACTTTTTAGAGCTAAAATGGCATTCATTTTCGACAAAAGTATGGAAGGGTAAAAGCCTGAAGTAAAGCTGACTACTAGAAACAATACGGTAAGAAATCCAATGGAGGGAAGGTCATTCAACAAATCAAGAATCAATCTATATCCCAAAATATCCTCCAAGAGAATGAACATGATTTCGGCGATTGCTAATGATGCGATAATAGATACGAAGGTGATCAAGGCAATTTCTAACATGAATTGTACTATCAGCTGACTGGATTGTGCACCTATCGCCTTTCTCACACCAATTTCTTTGGCTCTGTTAGCTGCCTGAGCAGTAGCAAGGTTGATGAAGTTGATACAAGCTGTCAACACCAAAAAGAGGGCAATGGCTGCTAGAGCATAAAGGAATTCTTTGGGTATAGTCCTAGAATAGGCACCATACTCTTCGTCGAAGTGAATGCTGGACAGGGGTTGAGTGACAAATCTTTCTGTTTCGGTTTCCTCTTTGGAATAATGCTTCTCTACAAATTCAACTAATTTCTCGTCAAACTGTTTTGGATCAAATTCTTTAGAGGTCAATATGTAGGTGTTAGTATTAGAACTGGTCGAATTCCACTCTTTTCCCTCTTTGAAATATGGATTGGAGGGAGCTTGCCCATGATATTCGAATAGCATGGTAAATGGGAAGTTGGTTGTTTCAGGTGGATCAGCTATGATTCCTATGACTTTGAAAATCTCCTCTTAAGTCCACGATTTTGCCCATGGCTTCTACTTCATGTCCATTTTCTAATCCAAATAATTTCTTAGCAGCAGAAAGTGACAATACGACAGTATTAGGTTCGGAGAGTGCTGTTTCCTTGTTGCCAGCAAGCCATTCTGTAGTAAATATTTTAAAGAAACTATTTTCTGTAAACACGATTCCTTCATCGAGCAGAAATTTTTGAATGTCTCCATTTGGTTTTTTGATGTTGATCTGTGCTTCTTCCTGATAGTAGGTTCGAGTTACTTGCTCGATGTCTGGATAATCTTCGATGAGAGCTGGACCTACAGGGTGAGGGGTGCCCATTCCTTTGTCGACTCTATCTGGGTAGATGGACTCATTGGAGATGCGATAGATGTTTTCATATCTCTCTTGGTGTTTGTCATAGCTGTTTTCAAATTGAATCACTTTGAAAATAACCAATGAACATCCTATCCCCAGTGCTAGGCCAATGATATTGATCAAAGCATAAGTGCGGTTCTTAGTTAGGTTTCGAATGGCTGTGATGAGATAGTTTCTTAGCATGTGAGTCTTTGATTGTTTATCGAGGGATAGCTATTCTAATGCCATATTGCTAACCACTTGTTTTTCAATTAATTGAACTTGTTTTAGTTTACTTTCTGTATGCAATCGTACACTTTACTGTTTGTTTTTGATACAGTTTTTTGATCCTGACCGTAGATTGAAATATGCTTTTGAAATTTATTGAATTTATGTTTAAAGCGACTTTATCATGTTTATTTTAAGTTATAGGAATCTAGAAAGGAAGACAAAATACAAGAATCCAATTAGATTTAAATCTTCATTAGTCTCAAATGGAAAAAGAACAATCAAGAATACTTATAGTAGATGATGATCCCGCAGTTCTTACGACGGCTAGGCTGTTTTTAAAACAGAGATTTTCCTATGTGCATACACTATCGGATTTAAATACCTTGACCAAGGTGATGACAGAGTCTTCTTTTGATGTGGTTTTGCTGGATATGAATTATTCTAGAGGAGAAAACGATGGTGTAGAAGGATTGAAGCTGATAGAGCAGATCATAAGAGATCATCCTCAGACGGAGGTAATACCGATTACAGCCTACGGAGAGATAGACCTAGCAGTAGAAGCGCTCAAGCGCGGAGCAAGGGATTTTATCACCAAGCCTTGGCAAAATGAAAAGCTGTATGCTACGATTGCCAATCTATTGAATCTAAAGAAGAAACAAAATGGTGTTAGCGTTTTGAGAAACGTCAATCAGCCTCTGATTGGAGGTTCATTGGAAACTCACATGATTGGAGCTTGTCGCAGTTTTAATCAAATGCTGCAAATGATAGAAAAGGTAGCTCCCACGGATGCCAATGTATTGATATTGGGAGAAAATGGTTCAGGAAAGGAATTGGTCGCCAGAGTGCTTCATCAACAATCGGATCGATGTGACAAACCTTTTATCAAAATTGACCTGGGGTCATTGGTGGACAGTTTGTTTGAATCAGAGTTGTTTGGGCATGCCAAGGGGGCATTTACAGACGCCCAAAATGAGAAAGAAGGTAAGCTGCAAATGGCTAATGGCGGCACGTTGTTTTTGGATGAAATTGGGAATATATCACTCTCTCAGCAGGCTAAATTATTATCAGTATTACAGGACAGAGCGGTTACAAAGGTAGGAGACAATATATCAGTACCACTCGATATTCGTATCATTTCGGCAACCCATGCAGATTTGCAGGAGATGATCAATCAGGGAGATTTTAGACAAGATTTTTTGTATCGGATTAATACCATTGAGATACAAGTGCCTTCTCTTCGGCAAAGAGTAGAGGATGTACCTCTCTTAGCTCAGTATTATCTCAATTTGTTCAAAAATAAGTATGGTAAGAAGAGTTTGAAAGTCACTGCAGAAGCGATCAAGGTTTTGCAACAATATCCTTGGCCAGGCAATATTAGAGAGCTGAGTCATGTCATAGAACGTACCGTTATCCTAGCTGATCATCTAGTGATCAGGCCAGCAGATCTCGCACTCATGCCTAGTCATAAGGAAAACAGGGAGTTAGATCTGAATATAGAAGATATGGAAAAGACTTTGATCCTCAAAGCATTGGAAAAGAACAATGGTAATATGACTCATGCCTCTCGTGATCTGGGTATCGATAGGCAGGCATTGTACCGTAGATTGGAAAAGTATGGTCTATAATAGGTTTTTCCTGAAGGTTGTGCTAAGAGTGCTCATGATGCTAGCGGTGATGGTAGTATTCTCAGCGATTTTCTTAAGAGAGGATTTACTGTATTCGCAGTTGGTCTTGGTTATAGTGTTGGT is part of the Reichenbachiella agarivorans genome and harbors:
- a CDS encoding ABC transporter permease, with the translated sequence MLFEYHGQAPSNPYFKEGKEWNSTSSNTNTYILTSKEFDPKQFDEKLVEFVEKHYSKEETETERFVTQPLSSIHFDEEYGAYSRTIPKEFLYALAAIALFLVLTACINFINLATAQAANRAKEIGVRKAIGAQSSQLIVQFMLEIALITFVSIIASLAIAEIMFILLEDILGYRLILDLLNDLPSIGFLTVLFLVVSFTSGFYPSILLSKMNAILALKSKITTKTNSGGLSLRKGLIVFQFALSQFLIIGTLIVDAQMEFFSKKKLGFETQAVINSGLPDQDDTKRERFREIMLQSPHISGITFAISQPTGNSNSFSNINYAPLDSKNSYHANFKFCDEYYMDFFDLELIAGQKIHKIDSFPTEILINRKLADLMGFKDNYQAVIGEKLVTGVGGDKKVIGVVENFHTQSLEDDIDYTVLIYLPSVFYSFSIKISSLDQIKSGISHFEESWEKVYPEHVLDYEFYDQELKERYETEQSITSLMRIFSLISILIGCLGLYGLISFIAINRTKEIGVRKVLGASVLSILGIFSKEILTLTVIAFVIASPLAFYVMNEWLSGYTYHIDIGYEFFALSFIMTLVIALVTISHRSITTAMLNPAKTLKDE
- a CDS encoding sigma-54-dependent transcriptional regulator, which codes for MEKEQSRILIVDDDPAVLTTARLFLKQRFSYVHTLSDLNTLTKVMTESSFDVVLLDMNYSRGENDGVEGLKLIEQIIRDHPQTEVIPITAYGEIDLAVEALKRGARDFITKPWQNEKLYATIANLLNLKKKQNGVSVLRNVNQPLIGGSLETHMIGACRSFNQMLQMIEKVAPTDANVLILGENGSGKELVARVLHQQSDRCDKPFIKIDLGSLVDSLFESELFGHAKGAFTDAQNEKEGKLQMANGGTLFLDEIGNISLSQQAKLLSVLQDRAVTKVGDNISVPLDIRIISATHADLQEMINQGDFRQDFLYRINTIEIQVPSLRQRVEDVPLLAQYYLNLFKNKYGKKSLKVTAEAIKVLQQYPWPGNIRELSHVIERTVILADHLVIRPADLALMPSHKENRELDLNIEDMEKTLILKALEKNNGNMTHASRDLGIDRQALYRRLEKYGL
- a CDS encoding acyl-CoA dehydrogenase family protein, with the protein product MEAQATKRSIKGGEFLIRETSAEEIFIPAEFTEEQKMMAQATKDFIDKEIQPVRDKIEKQEGTIVPDLMTKAGELGLLGVSIPEEYGGLGMNFNTSMLIADVIGETGSFSTTYGAHTGIGTLPILYYGTEEQKKKYLPLISSGEWKSCYCLTEPDAGSDANSGKTKATLSSDGKHYLINGQKMWISNAGFADLFIVFAKIDDDKKLTAFIVEKTFGGITMNDEEVKLGIKGSSTRQVFFNDCKVPVENMLSDRENGFKIAVNILNIGRIKLGAGVLGGCKEVVNYAVTYANERKQFNTAIANFGAIKHKLAEMAIQTWITESASYRAGQNIDDCIADLIADGMEDGQAKLKSFEQFSIECAIIKIIGSEALDYVVDQGVQIYGGMGFSEDAPMARAYRDARITRIYEGTNEINRMLMVGMILKRAMKGELNIMEPAMAVAKELTSVPSFDMPDLSKPFAEEKEVLKRLKKAVLMVAGKAAQTFGPAFETEQEIMMNIADMMIQIYAAESAVLRAEKLVSIGGADAHKLPTNVAKVYLYEAAEKINKAGKDAIASFTKGDEQKVMMMGLKRFTKSNPVNVKELRREIADHLISKNKYAL
- a CDS encoding ABC transporter permease translates to MLRNYLITAIRNLTKNRTYALINIIGLALGIGCSLVIFKVIQFENSYDKHQERYENIYRISNESIYPDRVDKGMGTPHPVGPALIEDYPDIEQVTRTYYQEEAQINIKKPNGDIQKFLLDEGIVFTENSFFKIFTTEWLAGNKETALSEPNTVVLSLSAAKKLFGLENGHEVEAMGKIVDLRGDFQSHRNHS
- a CDS encoding DUF1572 domain-containing protein, which produces MKNQYLNSVKRQFEYYKSVGEKTFDQLDQQNLLWQYDEGSNSIAITVNHLWGNMKSRWTDFLVSDGEKEWRNRDSEFESVIKTKEELIEKWNEGWKCLFDALDTINQDNFETKVYIRNQEHSVLDAINRQLAHYSYHIGQIVYIGKMIKGDEWKSLSIPKGKSTVFNEEKFSRGKHKGHFSDDLKK